In a genomic window of Trichoderma atroviride chromosome 4, complete sequence:
- a CDS encoding uncharacterized protein (EggNog:ENOG41~TransMembrane:1 (o188-208i)), translating to MDSIKSIQKGAEMKYQPDTSFRFIAIQSPAAAKDPTTRRLARSHAIKQAIRAKRELQERQNAKSPSITHESPHNKTAGSPSSTTSALSPSSKLFDLQTIDASRLKALIKQNSERQAAEPVFSLQEDVVEFQAFESVFLTGVDDPALLNAVMLTFALGVTDGNINQECLGYLNRATKSIRERMDRPENAASVAVIGAILLLAGVEARLGMRSQVQLHMKAIHQLLQLCSDENIYLNGSIKRAIFWQDLNCAVIAGSPRLFDHTTFVELEWRRDPFTPNFYTLSPGFRARAHLFPDEFIRVLEDTHALQCIRDSPNFGCRDTGEMMRYDSHQGSVQSRLVDLPKDSLFLECCYLAIYISACQLCSKAWKALAIPGHLSTVLLEKLRQADINGVWDDDPDLFLWLLYTGGAYLSTGPTRSAYIALINQKLSYGFGSPYKSMPTVLRIFKMFVWSGEAFSAEVERFWAETNKTQLGTYDRE from the exons ATGGACTCGATCAAGTCTATCCAGAAGGGAGCCGAGATGAAATACCAACCAG ATACCTCATTTCGCTTCATTGCGATCCAAAGCCCGGCTGCTGCGAAAGACCCTACAACTAGACGCTTGGCTCGATCACATGCAATTAAGCAAGCTATCAGAGCAAAACGTGAGCTTCAGGAAAGGCAGAATGCTAAATCTCCTAGCATAACACATGAGAGTCCACACAACAAAACGGCGGGTTCTCCATCCTCCACTACATCAGCGCTCTCTCCTTCGAGTAAATTATTCGACTTGCAGACCATCGACGCGTCGAGACTTAAAGCATTGATAAAACAGA ACTCGGAGAGGCAAGCGGCTGAGCCTGTGTTCAGCTTACAAGAGGACGTCGTCGAGTTTCAGGCATTCGAATCAGTTTTTCTTACCGGCGTTGATGACCCTGCACTATTGAATGCGGTTATGCTCACCTTCGCACTTGGAGTGACTGATGGAAATATTAATCAAGAATGTCTCGGGTATTTGAATCGAGCAACCAAATCCATTCGCGAACGGATGGATCGTCCAGAGAACGCTGCTTCGGTGGCGGTCATAGGAGCCATTTTACTCCTCGCAGGCGTAGAG GCTCGACTGGGAATGCGCTCCCAAGTTCAATTGCATATGAAAGCAATACACCAACTGCTCCAATTATGCAGTGACGAGAATATTTACTTGAATGGCAGTATCAAACGTGCCATTTTCTG GCAAGATTTAAACTGCGCCGTTATTGCTGGATCTCCTCGACTATTCGATCACACAACTTTTGTTGAACTagaatggagaagagatCCATTCACTCCAAATTTCTATACTCTTTCGCCAGGGTTCCGGGCACGGGCTCACTTATTTCCCGACGAATTCATCAGAGTATTAGAAGACACACACGCACTGCAGTGTATTCGGGACTCGCCCAACTTTGGCTGTCGTGACACTGGAGAGATGATGCGATACGATAGCCATCAGGGATCGGTCCAATCCAGACTTGTTGACTTGCCAAAGGATTCTCTTTTCCTAGAGTGCTGTTATCTTGCCATATACATATCAGCTTGTCAGCTATGCTCGAAAGCTTGGAAAGCTTTGGCAATTCCT GGTCATTTGTCAACTGTGTTGCTCGAAAAACTGCGACAAGCGGATATTAATGGCGTTTGGGATGACGACCCTGATCTTTTCCTCTGGCTTCTATACACCGGTGGAGCTTATCTGTCTACCGGTCCAACACGCTCGGCTTATATTGCGCTTATAAACCAGAAACTCTCATACGGATTTGGAAGCCCATACAAGTCAATGCCGACAGTTCTCCGCATTTTTAAGATGTTTGTCTGGTCCGGAGAGGCGTTCTCGGCCGAAGTCGAAAGGTTTTGGGCGGAAACGAACAAAACGCAATTGGGAACATATGATCGAGAGTAA
- a CDS encoding uncharacterized protein (EggNog:ENOG41~CAZy:GH79) has protein sequence MNTLKGNLIDFEIGNEVDLYPCAVRPCGYTLNDYLQEWTRYADAISDNVLKGNPYGLDEQKFFQALVFANAELNTFTTQNAFNGGIDLTHHVKSVSLHHYAAGNQAWVRLQETFMNHTAVVANLSIYSPANNYLKTNYPDVTFLLGETNSDYTNLLMSQVEGVFGSSLWLIDYLMYGMSLNISRFNLIQGTTFGYTGWVPVPTGNMQPYVRPPLYGQIVVADIIGHSPKVQILPIDLGSELWKFSAYGVYESSKLSKYVLINLDEWNSTTQYPRPSQKVSLRIPSGSRGATVQRLLGPGASADSDISWGGLSWNYTRGRLAQSGRPHFEVLPVSRGEVTLIIPSTEAVVITFDGPIY, from the exons ATGAACACGCTTAAAGGCAACTTGATCGACTTTGAGATTGGCAACGAAGTGGATCTCTATCCGTGTGCAGTTCGTCCTTGTGGATATACTTTAAACGACTATCTCCAAGAGTGGACCAGATACGCCGATGCCATCTCAGATAACGTCCTCAAGGGAAATCCGTATGGCCTAGACGAACAAAAGTTCTTCCAAGCTCTTGTATTTGCAAACGCCGAGCTGAATACTTTCACCAC gcaaaatgCGTTCAATGGAGGTATCGATTTGACCCATCATGTTAAATCAGTTTCTCTGCATCA TTACGCGGCTGGTAACCAGGCTTGGGTCAGACTTCAGG AGACTTTCATGAACCACACGGCTGTTGTGGCTAATCTCAGCATCTACTCTCCTGCCAACAATTACTTGAAGACTAACTATCCAGATGTCACCTTCTTGCTGGGAGAGACCAATAGTGATTATACCAACCTGCTCATGAGTCAAGTAGAGGGTGTTTTCGGCAGCTCGCTATGGTTGATCGACTATCTCATGTATGGGATGTCTCTG AACATTTCTCGATTCAATCTAATTCAGGGCACCACTTTTGGATACACAGGATGGGTACCTGTACCTACAGGTAACATGCAGCCATACGTCCGACCACCACTTTACGGCCAAATTGTCGTGGCAGACATCATTGGCCATAGCCCTAAAGTCCAAATTCTACCCATTGATCTCGGTTCTGAGCTATGGAAGTTCTCTGCGTATGGCGTTTATGAGTCCTCCAAGCTGAGCAAATACGTGCTTATCAACCTGGATGAGTGGAATTCTACAACTCAATACCCTCGGCCAAGTCAGAAAGTCTCACTACGCATTCCTTCTGGATCAAGAGGCGCCACAGTACAGAGGCTTCTTGGACCAGGAGCCAGCGCTGATTCTGATATCTCTTGGGGTGGACTCAGCTGGAACTATACACGGGGACGGCTTGCGCAGTCTGGTCGGCCTCACTTCGAGGTCTTACCGGTTTCAAGAGGCGAGGTTACATTGATAATTCCCTCTACTGAAGCTGTTGTCATTACGTTTGATGGGCCAATATACTAG